A genome region from Arachis duranensis cultivar V14167 chromosome 6, aradu.V14167.gnm2.J7QH, whole genome shotgun sequence includes the following:
- the LOC107493858 gene encoding uncharacterized protein LOC107493858, which translates to MRYDGKQDPQEHLTAFEARMNLEGAGDEVRCRAFSVTLAGPAIWWFNSLSQGSMVGFSDISRAFLAQFTTRIAKAKHPINLLGVTQKADETTRKYLDRFNDECLKIEGLTDLVASLCLTNGLLNEDFRKHLTTKPVWTMQEIQMVACEYINDEEVSRVMAANKWQPSYTQPRQHGNGERQKEHARDGGPSRTPRPFPRVGKFTNYTPLTLPIIEVYQQIAVKGILSKPHPLKDQTGGNKSLYCDYHKGYGHKM; encoded by the coding sequence atgaggtatgaCGGGAAACAAGACCCGCAGGAGCACCTCACGGCCTTTGAGGCCCGAATGAACCTCGAGGGAGCGGGAGACGAGGTAAGGTGCCGCGCCTTCTCGGTCACCCTAGCAGGCCCTGCGATATGGTGGTTCAATAGCCTCTCGCAGGGCTCCATGGTCGGTTTCTCGGACATCAGCCGCGCCTTCTTAGCCCAATTCACCACCAGAATTGCGAAGGCCAAACACCCGATCAATCTGCTCGGTGTCACTCAGAAAGCCGATGAGACCACCAGAAAGTACCTAGATCGCTTCAATGATGAATGCTTGAAAATCGAGGGGTTAACAGATTTGGTGGCGAGTCTCTGCCTGACGAACGGACTTCTTAACGAGGACTTCAGAAAGCATCTCACCACGAAGCCGGTCTGGACGATGCAAGAGATCCAAATGGTAGCGTGTGAATACATTAATGATGAGGAAGTCAGCCGAGTGATGGCTGCCAACAAATGGCAGCCCTCCTATACTCAGCCCAGGCAACATGGCAACGGAGAAAGACAGAAGGAGCACGCCAGAGATGGCGGCCCAAGCAGGACACCTAGACCGTTTCCTCGCGTGGGGAAGTTCACCAACTACACTCCCCTCACTCTCCCCATCATAGAAGTCTACCAACAGATAGCTGTGAAGGGAATCTTGTCGAAGCCCCATCCACTGAAGGACCAGACTGGCGGTAACAAAAGCCTTTACTGTGATTACCATAAGGGCTACGGACACAAAATGTAG